A genome region from Tachyglossus aculeatus isolate mTacAcu1 chromosome 15, mTacAcu1.pri, whole genome shotgun sequence includes the following:
- the KCNJ2 gene encoding inward rectifier potassium channel 2 codes for MGSVRTNRYSIVSSEEDGMKLATMAVANGFGNGKSKVHTRQQCRSRFVKKDGHCNVQFVNVGEKGQRYLADIFTTCVDIRWRWMLVIFCLAFVLSWLFFGCVFWLIALLHGDLDAPEPYKACVSQVRSFTAAFLFSIETQTTIGYGFRCVTDECPIAVFMVVFQSIVGCIIDAFIIGAVMAKMAKPKKRNETLVFSHHAVVAMRDGKLCLMWRVGNLRKSHLVEAHVRAQLLKSRITSEGEYIPLDQIDINVGFDSGIDRIFLVSPITIVHEIDEESPLYDLSKQDMDNADFEIVVILEGMVEATAMTTQCRSSYLANEILWGHRYEPVLFEEKNYYKVDYSRFHKTYEVPNTPLCSARDLAEKKYILSNANSFCYENEVALKSKEEDDSDHGVPESTSTDSPPDIDHHNQAGVPLEPRPLRRESEI; via the coding sequence ATGGGCAGCGTGCGGACCAATCGCTACAGCATCGTCTCTTCGGAGGAGGACGGCATGAAGCTGGCCACCATGGCGGTGGCCAATGGCTTCGGGAACGGAAAGAGCAAGGTCCACACCCGGCAGCAGTGCCGGAGTCGCTTCGTGAAGAAAGACGGCCACTGCAACGTCCAGTTCGTCAACGTGGGCGAGAAGGGGCAGCGCTACCTGGCCGACATATTCACCACGTGCGTGGACATCCGCTGGCGATGGATGCTGGTCATCTTCTGCCTGGCTTTCGTCCTCTCGTGGCTGTTCTTCGGCTGCGTGTTTTGGCTGATCGCGCTCCTCCACGGGGACCTGGACGCCCCGGAGCCCTACAAAGCCTGCGTGTCTCAGGTCAGAAGCTTCACCGCCGCCTTCCTGTTCTCCATCGAGACGCAGACCACGATCGGCTACGGCTTCCGGTGCGTGACGGACGAGTGCCCCATCGCCGTCTTCATGGTGGTGTTCCAGTCCATCGTCGGCTGCATCATCGACGCCTTCATCATCGGGGCGGTGATGGCCAAGATGGCCAAGCCCAAGAAGAGGAACGAGACCCTGGTCTTCAGCCACCACGCCGTGGTCGCCATGAGGGACGGAAAGCTCTGTCTCATGTGGCGGGTGGGGAACCTGAGGAAGAGCCACCTGGTAGAGGCCCACGTCAGAGCTCAGCTGCTCAAGTCCCGCATCACGTCCGAAGGGGAGTACATCCCCTTGGATCAGATCGACATCAACGTGGGCTTCGACAGCGGGATCGACCGGATATTCCTCGTCTCCCCCATCACCATCGTCCACGAGATCGATGAGGAGAGCCCTCTGTACGACCTGAGCAAACAGGACATGGACAACGCGGACTTTGAGATCGTCGTGATCCTCGAGGGCATGGTGGAGGCCACCGCCATGACCACGCAGTGTCGCAGCTCCTACCTGGCCAACGAAATCCTCTGGGGCCACCGCTACGAGCCCGTGCTTTTCGAAGAGAAAAACTACTACAAAGTGGACTACTCCAGGTTCCACAAAACGTACGAAGTGCCCAACACGCCGCTCTGTAGTGCCAGAGACTTAGCAGAGAAGAAATACATCCTCTCGAACGCTAATTCCTTTTGCTACGAGAACGAGGTGGCCCTCAAGAGCAAAGAGGAAGACGACAGCGATCACGGGGTGCCCGAGAGCACCAGTACAGACTCCCCCCCCGATATTGACCATCATAACCAGGCGGGAGTGCCTCTAGAGCCCAGGCCATTGAGGCGGGAATcggaaatatga